Proteins from a single region of Campylobacter sputorum:
- a CDS encoding beta-ketoacyl-ACP synthase III: MKKASMISIGAYAPDTILNNFDLEKMVETSDEWITKRTGIKERRIAKNMSTSDLGYEAAKIAINRSGLNIKDIDMLICATFTPDYLCMPSTACVIASKLDLINIPAFDISAACSGFIYLLNTAKSFIQSNCAKNILIIGAEKISSFVDWSDRTTCILFGDGAGAAVISARDENEIIDIHLGSDGSKRELLMIPGCGSLNPANSNTIQNRLNFIHMKGNEVFKVAVNTLTNDVINILEKNNLTSDDIDFFIPHQANLRIIQAVKDKLNINDEKSIITVHKYGNTSAASIPMAINDAYEEGKIQNGNLLLLDAFGGGFTWGSALLKFGGINFNQL, translated from the coding sequence ATGAAAAAAGCCTCAATGATATCTATAGGGGCTTATGCCCCAGATACAATCCTAAATAATTTCGATTTAGAAAAAATGGTTGAAACCAGCGATGAATGGATAACAAAAAGAACAGGTATAAAAGAACGCAGAATTGCTAAAAATATGTCTACATCTGATCTTGGATATGAGGCTGCAAAAATCGCGATAAATCGCTCAGGACTTAACATAAAAGATATAGATATGTTAATTTGTGCTACTTTTACGCCAGATTATCTTTGCATGCCATCAACCGCTTGCGTGATAGCATCAAAACTTGATTTGATAAACATTCCAGCTTTTGATATCAGTGCAGCTTGCTCAGGTTTTATATATCTACTAAACACTGCAAAATCTTTTATACAAAGCAATTGTGCAAAAAATATCTTGATAATTGGTGCTGAAAAAATCAGCTCTTTTGTAGACTGGAGCGATAGAACAACTTGTATTTTATTTGGTGATGGTGCCGGGGCTGCTGTGATATCAGCTAGAGATGAAAACGAGATTATTGATATCCATTTAGGAAGTGATGGCTCAAAAAGAGAGCTTTTAATGATTCCAGGATGTGGAAGTTTAAATCCAGCAAATTCAAATACAATACAAAATAGATTAAATTTCATTCATATGAAAGGAAATGAAGTATTTAAAGTTGCGGTCAATACTCTAACAAATGATGTTATAAATATTTTAGAAAAAAATAACCTTACAAGTGATGATATTGATTTTTTTATACCTCATCAAGCAAATTTAAGAATAATTCAAGCAGTTAAAGATAAACTTAATATCAATGATGAAAAAAGTATTATAACTGTTCATAAATACGGCAATACAAGTGCAGCTTCGATTCCTATGGCGATAAACGATGCTTATGAAGAAGGCAAAATCCAAAATGGAAATTTACTACTTTTAGATGCTTTTGGCGGTGGATTTACTTGGGGTAGTGCTTTGCTTAAATTTGGTGGCATTAATTTTAATCAGCTCTAA
- a CDS encoding DUF362 domain-containing protein, which yields MAVKITDICIACGSCIDECPVEAIVDDSDNPKGEDIYYVYPDKCVECVGHNDQPACASACPTDGCIVWDAPVSGQPSRSEISADMRNGSTPVVQ from the coding sequence ATGGCGGTAAAAATTACTGATATATGCATAGCTTGCGGTTCTTGCATAGATGAGTGTCCAGTTGAAGCTATAGTTGACGATAGCGATAACCCAAAAGGCGAAGACATTTATTATGTATATCCAGATAAATGTGTAGAGTGCGTAGGTCATAATGATCAACCAGCCTGTGCATCAGCTTGTCCAACAGATGGCTGTATAGTTTGGGATGCACCAGTTTCTGGTCAACCTAGCAGAAGTGAAATATCTGCAGATATGAGAAATGGTTCTACCCCTGTAGTTCAATAA
- the plsX gene encoding phosphate acyltransferase PlsX — MVRVAIDAMGGDFGYEPIINGVLQALEEKSFNAILVGDRQEIEKMIPDRFSNNITYIQADEMFSMASHATDAIKNKETTIYKAIELLKNGECDGVVSAGHSGATMSLATLRIGRLKNVLRPAIATLMPSQNNKKTLMLDVGANVDCKAEHLFQFAVMGEAYAKEILGIQSPKIGLLSNGEEESKGNDVTKEAFLLLKNLDSFIGNVEGGQIFDGSVDVVVCDGFIGNLVLKTSEGVASSMTKIIKTNIKESFISIIGAFLMKKVFKNIKRLVDYDEYGGAPLIGVKNCVIISHGKSSPKAIKNAIFQAIKFSDSKINNTIENELAYFAKQ; from the coding sequence ATGGTTCGTGTTGCTATCGATGCAATGGGTGGTGATTTTGGTTATGAGCCAATTATAAATGGTGTTTTACAAGCTTTAGAAGAAAAAAGTTTTAATGCCATTTTAGTTGGCGATAGACAAGAAATTGAAAAAATGATACCAGATCGTTTTTCAAATAATATTACTTATATTCAAGCAGATGAGATGTTTTCTATGGCAAGTCATGCAACTGATGCCATAAAAAACAAAGAAACCACCATATACAAGGCTATAGAACTTTTAAAAAATGGCGAATGCGACGGAGTTGTTTCAGCTGGACATAGTGGAGCTACAATGAGTTTAGCAACACTTAGGATAGGTAGGTTAAAAAATGTTCTTAGACCTGCTATAGCAACACTTATGCCAAGTCAAAACAATAAAAAAACACTTATGCTTGATGTTGGAGCTAATGTTGATTGCAAAGCAGAACATCTTTTTCAATTTGCCGTAATGGGCGAAGCTTACGCTAAAGAGATCTTAGGAATACAATCACCAAAAATAGGTCTTTTAAGCAACGGAGAAGAAGAAAGTAAAGGAAATGATGTAACAAAAGAAGCTTTTTTGCTTTTAAAAAACCTTGATTCTTTTATCGGAAATGTTGAAGGCGGACAAATTTTTGATGGAAGCGTAGATGTTGTGGTTTGCGATGGATTTATCGGTAACTTAGTGCTTAAAACAAGCGAAGGCGTAGCTAGTTCTATGACTAAAATCATTAAAACAAATATCAAAGAATCTTTCATATCTATAATAGGTGCATTTTTAATGAAAAAAGTGTTTAAAAATATTAAAAGATTAGTTGATTATGACGAATACGGAGGTGCACCTCTAATTGGTGTTAAAAACTGCGTTATTATAAGCCACGGCAAAAGTAGTCCAAAAGCTATAAAAAATGCTATATTTCAAGCAATTAAATTTTCAGATTCTAAAATAAATAATACTATAGAAAATGAACTTGCTTATTTCGCAAAGCAATAA
- a CDS encoding Crp/Fnr family transcriptional regulator yields MLEKISFFKYVDKQKIKKIENASVIKKYKNGDLLFIEGEESKWLHLLIKGEIRIFKTKQNGSEIFLHNILAPSFIAEIATLEGIPYPASAKFVSNSEVVKIEFDFFKKECLSDENISLGMIKSLSQKLKIMNEVIHNELILNAEAKVAKQLVENLEIFSLLKNIQIATMLNITPETLSRILSKFKKNKLIEIQKETIKIINNKALKELYILL; encoded by the coding sequence GTGCTAGAAAAAATATCTTTTTTTAAATATGTTGATAAACAAAAAATTAAAAAAATCGAAAATGCAAGTGTTATCAAAAAATATAAAAATGGAGATTTGCTTTTTATAGAAGGAGAGGAATCAAAATGGCTTCATCTTCTTATAAAAGGTGAGATACGGATTTTTAAAACCAAGCAAAATGGAAGTGAAATTTTTTTGCATAATATTTTAGCACCATCGTTCATAGCAGAAATTGCAACTTTAGAAGGAATTCCTTATCCTGCTAGTGCTAAATTTGTATCTAATTCTGAAGTAGTAAAAATAGAATTTGATTTTTTTAAAAAAGAGTGTTTAAGCGACGAAAATATATCTTTAGGTATGATAAAATCACTTAGTCAAAAACTCAAAATAATGAATGAGGTTATACACAACGAACTAATACTCAACGCAGAAGCAAAAGTTGCAAAACAGTTAGTAGAAAATTTGGAAATTTTCTCACTGCTTAAAAATATACAAATAGCAACAATGTTAAACATCACTCCAGAAACACTGTCTAGAATTCTATCTAAATTTAAAAAAAATAAACTAATAGAAATACAAAAAGAAACAATAAAAATAATAAATAACAAAGCCCTAAAAGAGCTTTATATACTACTTTAA
- the rpmF gene encoding 50S ribosomal protein L32 → MAVPKRRVSKTRAAKRRTHYKVNLPIPVKDKDGSWKIPHRANKTTGEY, encoded by the coding sequence ATGGCAGTACCTAAAAGAAGAGTGAGCAAAACTCGCGCAGCAAAACGCAGAACTCACTATAAGGTAAATCTTCCAATTCCCGTTAAAGATAAAGACGGCAGTTGGAAAATACCACATAGAGCAAACAAAACAACGGGAGAATACTAA
- the mscL gene encoding large-conductance mechanosensitive channel protein MscL: MSFIKEFKEFAMKGNVVDMAVGVVIGAAFGKIVSSLVSDVIMPIMGILTGGVNFSHMNIILKEAVGTTPAVTLNYGSFIQTIIDFLIIAFAIFLAIKAMNKIRKQDEKKENAQPEPKEDIVLLTEIRDLLKKQC; encoded by the coding sequence ATGAGTTTTATAAAGGAATTTAAAGAATTTGCCATGAAAGGCAATGTTGTTGATATGGCAGTTGGCGTAGTGATAGGTGCAGCATTTGGAAAAATTGTTTCATCTTTGGTTTCAGATGTCATAATGCCTATTATGGGAATATTAACAGGGGGAGTAAATTTTAGTCATATGAATATTATTTTAAAAGAAGCCGTTGGAACAACGCCCGCTGTTACGCTAAATTACGGCTCATTTATACAAACCATAATTGATTTTTTAATCATAGCATTTGCCATTTTCTTAGCAATAAAAGCTATGAATAAAATAAGAAAACAAGACGAGAAAAAAGAAAACGCACAACCAGAACCAAAAGAAGATATAGTTTTACTTACAGAAATAAGAGATTTGCTTAAAAAACAGTGCTAG
- the hemE gene encoding uroporphyrinogen decarboxylase: protein MIFIDACFKKPTPYTPIWMMRQAGRYLPEYMKVRKEAGDFLSLCKDYKKASEVTLQPVDILGVDAAIIFSDILVIPLEMGMDLNFVSGEGPVFEKRIQTNEDLNKLDSQKAVKNLNYVYDAIKLTREKLPKDKALIGFCGAPWTIATYMIEGKGSKTYNICKKLLYTNPEFLHKILSKLTEVLKLYLEEQIKAGANAVQIFDSWANALEMDKYFEFGFTYINEIASYIKQKYPHIAVIVFPKGISGYLEKIDGNFDVFGVDWSTPLKSARDTLSSKFTLQGNMEPCRLYSKESISQGIDEILCIMKNKPHIFNLGHGILPDIPVENAKYFIKEVQKRSQK, encoded by the coding sequence ATGATTTTTATAGATGCTTGCTTTAAAAAACCAACTCCATATACTCCTATTTGGATGATGAGACAAGCGGGTAGGTACCTTCCTGAATATATGAAAGTTAGAAAAGAAGCTGGTGATTTCTTATCCCTATGCAAAGATTATAAAAAAGCTAGTGAAGTTACTCTTCAACCAGTTGATATACTAGGAGTTGATGCTGCAATCATTTTTAGCGATATTTTAGTTATTCCGCTTGAAATGGGCATGGATTTAAATTTTGTAAGTGGCGAAGGTCCTGTTTTTGAAAAAAGAATACAAACTAATGAAGATTTAAATAAATTAGATTCACAAAAAGCTGTAAAAAATCTAAATTATGTTTATGATGCTATAAAACTAACTAGAGAAAAACTACCTAAAGATAAAGCTTTGATAGGATTTTGCGGTGCTCCTTGGACAATTGCCACTTATATGATAGAAGGTAAAGGCAGCAAAACTTATAACATATGTAAAAAACTTTTATACACAAATCCTGAGTTTTTACATAAAATTTTATCAAAATTGACAGAAGTTTTAAAATTATATTTAGAAGAACAGATAAAAGCTGGTGCAAATGCTGTGCAAATTTTCGATAGTTGGGCAAATGCTCTTGAAATGGATAAATATTTTGAATTTGGCTTTACATACATAAACGAAATAGCTTCTTACATTAAACAAAAATATCCGCATATTGCCGTAATTGTATTTCCAAAAGGCATTAGTGGTTATTTAGAAAAAATTGATGGAAATTTTGATGTTTTTGGCGTTGATTGGAGTACACCTTTAAAAAGTGCTAGAGACACATTATCTTCTAAATTTACACTTCAAGGAAATATGGAGCCATGCAGACTTTATAGTAAAGAAAGTATTTCGCAAGGCATCGATGAAATTTTATGTATTATGAAAAACAAACCTCATATATTTAATCTTGGACATGGCATTTTACCAGATATCCCTGTTGAAAATGCTAAGTATTTTATAAAAGAAGTTCAAAAAAGATCTCAAAAATAA
- a CDS encoding transglycosylase domain-containing protein, with translation MRYIFGILFACFVALALFIGKLYSDIHFEAYSIIDYNPRLTTQIYDRNGELIANVFDDENRLYVDYKDIPGRIIEALVAIEDTSFFEHEGINIEAIFRALIKDIKAMKLVEGASTITQQLIKNVALSPEKKIIRKMKEAVLAYEVENKLTKEQILERYLNHVYFGHGYYGIKTAANGYFRKTLDELTLKEISMLVGMPKAPSAYDPTKHMDLAISRANSVISRMYDLGWINKNEYEIALAEEPKVYNDTLSKNRAPYVVDEVIKEASLYFSDIRIGGYIIQTSIDLQAQDKAVEALRFGYNEILKRDKDANSTVLNGALIATHPQSGDILALVGGVDYNKSNYNRATQATRQLGSSFKPFIYQLALNLGYSPMSKIPDVARVFENANAGEDWTPKNYGNKYKGFITLKEALRDSRNLATINLLNQIGLDVAYQKLTELGFSGVSQDLSIALGSFGVSPLEASRFYSMFPNLGEIVEPKLIRKVTNKFGITKIYDSKRAFIMEPEQAYLMVDMLQTVVNEGTGRRARVDGVEIGGKTGTTNNNVDAWFCGFAPELAVMVWYGNDNNTPMKKVEGGARTSGPVFKKFVEDYKKLNPDMETKFVKPDGVKSMMYQGKEAFYTDKSPLPNSSQMDNLNMQESEGLIF, from the coding sequence ATGAGGTATATTTTTGGAATTTTATTTGCTTGTTTTGTGGCTTTGGCTTTATTTATTGGAAAATTATATAGCGATATTCACTTTGAGGCATATAGCATAATTGATTATAATCCAAGATTAACTACTCAAATTTATGATAGAAACGGCGAACTTATAGCAAATGTATTTGATGATGAAAATAGATTGTATGTGGATTATAAAGACATACCGGGTAGAATCATAGAAGCACTTGTTGCGATAGAAGATACATCTTTTTTTGAACACGAGGGCATAAATATAGAAGCTATTTTTAGAGCTTTGATAAAAGATATAAAAGCCATGAAATTAGTTGAGGGTGCATCAACAATTACTCAACAACTTATAAAAAATGTCGCACTTAGTCCAGAAAAAAAGATTATAAGAAAAATGAAAGAAGCAGTTCTTGCATATGAAGTAGAAAATAAGCTTACAAAAGAGCAAATTTTAGAAAGATATCTAAATCATGTTTATTTTGGGCACGGGTATTATGGTATAAAAACTGCTGCAAATGGGTATTTTAGAAAAACTTTAGATGAACTAACATTAAAAGAAATTTCAATGCTTGTTGGTATGCCAAAAGCACCAAGTGCGTATGATCCAACAAAACATATGGATTTAGCTATTTCTCGTGCTAATAGTGTAATTAGCAGGATGTATGATTTGGGTTGGATAAATAAAAATGAGTATGAGATAGCTTTGGCAGAAGAACCTAAGGTATACAATGATACACTTAGCAAAAATAGAGCTCCTTATGTTGTTGATGAAGTTATAAAAGAAGCGTCTCTTTATTTTTCAGATATACGAATTGGCGGTTATATCATACAAACTAGCATTGATTTACAAGCCCAAGATAAAGCAGTAGAGGCGCTAAGATTTGGTTATAATGAAATTTTAAAAAGAGATAAAGATGCAAATAGCACGGTTTTAAATGGTGCTTTAATAGCAACCCATCCGCAAAGTGGCGATATATTAGCTCTTGTTGGTGGAGTTGATTATAATAAAAGTAACTATAATCGTGCTACTCAAGCTACTAGACAACTTGGTTCTAGTTTTAAGCCTTTTATTTATCAATTAGCTTTAAATTTGGGATATTCGCCTATGAGTAAAATTCCTGATGTAGCAAGAGTTTTTGAAAATGCAAATGCTGGTGAAGATTGGACTCCTAAAAATTATGGTAATAAATATAAAGGATTTATAACTTTAAAAGAGGCTTTAAGGGATTCAAGAAACTTAGCAACTATAAATTTACTAAACCAAATAGGTCTAGATGTGGCATATCAAAAACTTACAGAACTTGGTTTTAGTGGTGTATCTCAAGATTTATCAATAGCTCTTGGTAGTTTTGGTGTATCGCCTTTAGAAGCTTCTAGATTTTATTCTATGTTTCCAAATTTAGGAGAGATTGTTGAGCCAAAACTGATTAGAAAAGTTACAAATAAATTTGGCATAACTAAAATTTATGATTCAAAAAGAGCTTTTATAATGGAGCCTGAACAAGCGTATCTTATGGTTGATATGCTTCAAACTGTTGTAAATGAAGGAACTGGTAGAAGAGCAAGGGTTGATGGAGTAGAAATAGGCGGTAAAACTGGAACTACAAACAACAATGTAGATGCTTGGTTTTGCGGATTTGCACCAGAGCTTGCTGTGATGGTTTGGTATGGAAATGACAACAATACTCCAATGAAAAAAGTTGAGGGCGGAGCTAGAACTTCTGGACCTGTATTTAAAAAATTTGTTGAGGATTATAAAAAATTAAATCCAGATATGGAAACTAAGTTTGTAAAACCAGATGGTGTAAAAAGTATGATGTATCAAGGAAAAGAAGCATTTTATACAGATAAGTCCCCTCTTCCAAATTCATCTCAAATGGATAACTTGAATATGCAAGAAAGTGAAGGATTGATATTTTAA
- the ndk gene encoding nucleoside-diphosphate kinase: MQKTLSIIKPDAVKKGVIGKIIDRFESNGLRIAAAKKLKLSEEDAKNFYIVHKDRPFYSELVKFMTSGPVVVMVLEGENAVAKNRELMGATNPKEAQKGTIRADFADSIDANAVHGSDSLENAAIEISFFFSNREIC, encoded by the coding sequence ATGCAAAAAACCTTATCTATTATAAAACCCGACGCAGTTAAAAAAGGTGTTATTGGTAAAATTATTGATAGATTTGAAAGTAATGGTTTAAGGATTGCAGCAGCAAAAAAACTTAAACTTAGTGAAGAAGATGCTAAAAATTTTTATATAGTTCATAAAGATAGACCTTTTTATAGTGAGCTTGTTAAATTTATGACAAGTGGTCCAGTAGTTGTAATGGTTTTAGAAGGAGAAAATGCTGTTGCCAAAAATAGAGAATTAATGGGAGCAACTAATCCAAAAGAAGCACAAAAAGGCACAATTAGAGCTGATTTTGCAGATAGCATAGATGCAAATGCAGTTCATGGAAGCGATAGTTTAGAAAATGCCGCTATAGAAATATCATTTTTCTTCTCAAATAGAGAGATTTGCTAA
- a CDS encoding uracil-xanthine permease family protein: protein MTSSTKYNFRLKDSLLGAQFLFVAFGALVLMPILTGLDTSVALFTAGIGTLIFQFVCRKKIVPIFLASSFAFIAPISFGISKWGLSATMGAVFFAGLAYSAFSFVVKYKGYEFIQKILPPIVVGPVIMTIGLVLSPAAVSMATPSGEALKVYQILNPNFSTNDAMIIAGVSLLVTLMCIVFAKGMLKLIPILCGIAAGYIMSMFYGIIDFSVVKNAPWFSVPNFVFPTFHLDAILYMIPVIIAPIIEHIGNVIAISNVTKEDFTKNPGLEKTLLGDGIATSVAALLAGPPCTTYAEVTGAVRLTRAFNPAIMTWSAIVAIMLAFIGKLGALISSVPSCVLGGIMILLFGIIASVGMESLIKNKVDMDNPRNMIIIALVLVPALGGMVLDFGFASFSQIGLGAIIGVVLNLVLPHKKVQD, encoded by the coding sequence ATGACAAGTTCAACAAAATACAATTTTAGATTAAAAGACTCACTTTTAGGAGCACAATTTTTATTTGTCGCTTTTGGAGCTTTGGTTTTGATGCCGATTTTAACAGGCTTAGATACAAGCGTTGCCCTTTTTACGGCTGGAATTGGAACTCTTATTTTTCAATTTGTTTGTCGCAAAAAAATCGTTCCTATTTTTTTGGCATCAAGCTTTGCTTTTATTGCACCAATTAGTTTTGGTATATCCAAATGGGGATTAAGTGCTACAATGGGAGCTGTATTTTTTGCAGGACTTGCATATAGTGCTTTTAGTTTTGTTGTGAAGTATAAGGGATATGAGTTTATACAAAAGATTTTACCTCCAATTGTTGTTGGTCCTGTTATAATGACAATAGGTCTTGTTCTTAGTCCAGCTGCCGTAAGTATGGCAACTCCATCAGGAGAGGCACTAAAAGTATATCAAATTTTAAATCCAAATTTTAGCACAAATGATGCTATGATTATAGCTGGAGTTTCTCTTTTGGTAACTCTTATGTGTATAGTTTTTGCAAAAGGTATGTTAAAACTCATTCCAATTTTGTGTGGCATAGCAGCTGGATATATAATGTCTATGTTTTATGGGATTATTGATTTTTCTGTTGTAAAAAATGCTCCTTGGTTTAGTGTGCCAAATTTTGTATTTCCTACATTTCATCTTGATGCTATTTTATATATGATACCTGTTATAATTGCTCCCATAATTGAGCATATTGGCAATGTTATAGCAATTAGCAATGTTACAAAAGAAGATTTTACTAAAAATCCAGGACTTGAAAAAACTCTTCTTGGTGATGGTATTGCAACTAGTGTAGCAGCACTTCTTGCGGGACCACCTTGTACAACTTATGCTGAAGTAACAGGAGCTGTTAGATTAACTAGAGCTTTTAATCCTGCTATTATGACATGGTCTGCTATAGTAGCAATAATGCTAGCTTTTATAGGAAAGCTTGGGGCATTGATATCTAGTGTGCCATCTTGTGTTCTAGGTGGAATTATGATACTGCTTTTTGGAATAATAGCAAGTGTTGGCATGGAAAGTCTTATAAAAAACAAGGTTGATATGGATAATCCAAGAAATATGATTATAATAGCTCTTGTTTTAGTTCCTGCACTTGGCGGTATGGTGCTTGATTTTGGTTTTGCTAGTTTTTCTCAAATTGGGCTCGGGGCTATTATAGGAGTTGTTTTAAATTTAGTTTTACCTCATAAAAAAGTTCAAGATTAG
- the maf gene encoding septum formation inhibitor Maf, translated as MLTLASSSQTRAEILRENGINFNQIKLNFKEEVERVGTPSKYVLDVVKSKQKEFFDIYPDMQNVLFADSIVSVGDKIFGKAKYEKDALDMLLTQSGNIVSVFSAMLFYSQKFEMISVNETKFEFFKFEENDLNFYLQSNQWQGKAGAMMIEGFNKKYIKSYSGYLSNARGLCVEILKAFL; from the coding sequence ATGTTAACGCTTGCATCTTCATCTCAAACAAGAGCCGAAATTTTAAGGGAAAATGGCATTAATTTTAATCAAATTAAATTAAATTTTAAAGAAGAAGTAGAGCGTGTGGGTACTCCTTCAAAATATGTTTTAGATGTTGTAAAATCCAAACAAAAAGAATTTTTTGATATTTATCCAGATATGCAAAATGTTTTATTTGCTGATAGCATAGTTAGTGTTGGGGATAAAATTTTTGGTAAAGCAAAATATGAAAAAGATGCCTTAGATATGCTTCTTACACAAAGTGGAAACATTGTAAGTGTTTTTAGTGCAATGCTATTTTACTCTCAAAAATTTGAGATGATTAGCGTAAATGAGACGAAATTTGAATTTTTCAAATTTGAAGAAAATGATTTAAATTTTTATTTACAAAGTAATCAGTGGCAAGGAAAAGCAGGGGCTATGATGATAGAAGGATTTAATAAAAAATATATAAAAAGTTACTCTGGTTATTTAAGTAATGCAAGAGGGCTTTGTGTAGAAATTTTAAAGGCATTTTTATGA